A segment of the Peptoclostridium acidaminophilum DSM 3953 genome:
TATTTCATGTCCCTCGAATAAAAATCCCATATGGTGCTTTATTATCTCCTCAAGGAGTATGTAGGCTCTTCCCTTGCTGCGTGGCAGCTCTATGTATCTAGGCAACACCGACGGCACCTGGACCGTGCCAAATGTTGTTCCTCCCTTTTCATCTTCAAAAAGTATCCCTATGTTGAGACTTTTATTGAGAAGTGTGGGAAACGGCCTGCTCTGGTCAACAACCATCGGCGTAAGCACGGGATATACAGTTTCCCTGTAATAGGCGTCGATAAAGCTCCTTTGGTTTTCATCGAGCTCATAATAATCGAGGAAATCTGTGCCATTTCTGCGCAGCGTTGGTATTATTGATCGGCCCATGCAGTTGTACTCTGAATAAAGCTGCTTTTTGACCCGTTCGCTTATTACCTTTATCTGCTCTGTTGGAGTAAGGCCTGCTATATCGGGAATTTTAAAGCCTGCATTCACCTGATCCCACAGCGAAGCCACCCTTACCATGAAGAATTCATCCAGGTTGGAGCTGGTTATCGCCAGGAATTTCAACCTTTCAGCCAGTGGATTGTTTCTGTCCTGAGCCTCCTGAAGCACCCTCCTGTTGAATTCAAGCCAGCCAACCTCCCTGTTTATATAGTTTTCATAAGTACTATTCCTCAAAAGAATCACCTCTTGTCTTAATCATGACCTTTGTGCCCATAACTTCTTCAAAAAGACCGCATTTTTTGGCCAGCATCCATTTTTCAAGGAAAGTATCCCTTTTGGATTTCACTTTGAATATTACAGTGTCATTTTTGCATGCAATTTTTATTTCATCTATCTTCTGGAGGTGGGATTTGTCAAGGGAGTCGGCTATTTTAAGTATAGCTGCCAGCTTTGCAACTACAACCTGGTCCTCGAATCCAAGATTGGCTATGCGCCACTCCCGGGTGCAATAGTCTTCTTCCCCGTGGCTCATAGCTACATTTGCAATTATCTCAGTCTCCCTGTTTGAAAATCCAATTATGTTTTGCGCCTTTATTATGTCGTACGAGAACAGGCTGTGGTTTTCGTGCGATATTGCCTTGCCCACATCGTGAAGCAATGCGGCAACCTGGAGATAAAGTCTGTGCTCTTTTTTCAGCCTGTGCAGCTTCTTGGTCTGGTTGAATATGCTTACAGCCATCCTCTCTACATATTCCGAGTGCCGTCTTTCCACGCCGAACCTGTCAGCTATGTACCTGACGGAACTTAGCACGTCTTCTCCAAAACCGCTCCCCGAGTCAGCACCAGATGACTTGTCCATAATCTCTACCAGAAGTCCATGTCTTAGGGATACCCAGGGAGCGTTCATAGCCTCTGCTTTGGTCATCTCAAGCATCTTCTTGAATATCATTATCGAAGGCAGCATTATCTCCGCATCCTTGTAGTCGAGGTTGTATGCCTTGGATATTTGCGTTGTAGTCTTTGCGAACACCTCGGAATACAGCCTGAATACCTCGTCTCTTTGTATAGTCTCGTTTCTTTCTCCGCTCTTTTGAGTCGCGCAGAGGCTTGAAATACTCCTTATTCCGCTTCCAAGCGCTATGCACTCTTCAATTTCAAGATGCCTTATCTCATTTTTGACACCCCTTAATGTCTCGTCTACATACTCCTCCATTATGCTCGGAAAATTGAGCGTCATATTTTCAACATCAGCAAGCAGCTCCCTAAGACGCAGCGTGCCCGACTTTAGATAGTGCGTAAATTTGAGCCTGCCTTCCGAAAAAGTTGATATCTCCAAACCTCCCGAGCCTATGTTGACCACAAGCACGCACTTTTTCATCAGATTCTCAGACTGAGGTATATAGTATCTTATGCCCTTGAAAGTCAAAAACCTCTCCTCGGCATTGTTTATTATGTCTACATCAAAACCCGTCTTCGCCCTTATTTGATCTACAACAAAAAGGCTGTTCTCCGCCTCCCTTATTCCACTTGTGGCTACAGCCTTGCAATTTTCTATTCCGTACTCGGCCAGCTTTTTCGAGAAGTTGTCCAGCGAGCTGCATACGTCTCTTAAGGTCTCTGGCCTTATCCTCCCGAAAGTAAATGTATCACGTCCTATTCCCGTATCCTGCCTTAGCTCCTCAATTATTTTTATCTTGCCGCTCTTGTCACTCTGTCCTATAACCATTCGCAGCCTGTTTGAACCTATATCAATGCAAGCTGCCAATTTTGTTGTGTTCATAGATGTTATCCCCTTTTGTTTTGCATTATATCACACGTATAATATTTTTAATTTTATATGTTTGTTAAATTCAATTTTTGCCTATACATATATATATATACATTAAAGAGGCTCTCTAAAACCAAATTTGGAAGCTTTCATAAAATTCAGATCATATAAGGAGATTATTCTAATGAAAAGACTTGGCATAATAGATATAGGTTCCAACTCGGTCAGGCTTGTTCTTGTGGACATAAATGCTCAGGGCCACTTTAAAATTTTCAACGAATTTAAGGAAACAGTAAGGCTCGGGGAGACCGACAGCAAAGGCATGCTCACAGCAGAGAAGATGCAGACTGCCCTTGAAACACTTGGAATGTTCAAAACTATATGCGAGGCTGTAAGGGCTGACGAGATAGTGACGGCTGCAACGGCTGCCGTAAGACGCGCTCCAAATAAAAACGAATTTTTGACGCTCGTATACGAGCGTCTTGGGCTGCGCATACGGGTGCTTTCCGGCGAGGAGGAGGCTTACTATGCCTACTGCGGGGTAATAAACAGCATCGATGAAAAATCAGGCCTGATTATGGACCTTGGCGGCGGCAGCACCGAGCTTGTTCACTTTGAGGACGGAGTCGTCAAAAATAGCATAAGCCTTCCTTTTGGTGCAATAGACGTCACTCGCATGTTTGACACGTCAAATTCAGTGAGTGCAGCTACGGCTCAGGCCCTTAGACGCTTTTTATTCGACGAGCTCGGCAAAGTAAACTGGCTCAAGGATTTGAAAAAAAATATCCCCCTCATAGGCGTAGGCGGCACAATACGTAACATAGGCAAGATAGATAAAAAATCAAAGGACTATCCGCTTGATATGGCACACTATTACATAATGGATCCATCAAGTGTATGCAGTGTATATGAACAGACAAAGGACAGGACTCTCGAGCAGAGGATAAAAATCAAAGGACTTTCAAAGGACAGGGCAGACATATTCTTTGGCGCATGCGCTGTGGTATGGCATATTCTTGAATACTGCCGCATAGACAGGCTCGTTGTGAGCGGCAGCGGTTTAAGGGAGGGGCTTGTGTATGACTACATAGGCAGCAGCTATTCACCTGTTGGCAACATGCTGGATTTCTCACTCAACAACATAATTTCGCAGTTCAACATCAACCGAGTGCATGCCTACCAAGTTTACAAATTGGCCAGCTCCATGTACGTACAGCTTGAGGAACTGTTTGGCTCCAGCAGGGAATGCGAGAAAATACTTAAAACAGCTGCACTGCTTCATGATTCCGGCATAAGCATAAATTTTTACAGCCACGACAGCCATGCATTCTACATGATACTTAATTCCGGCATAAACGGGCTTACCCACCGCGAGATACTCATGAGCGCATACGCCGCATCGCTTCACAGAAATACAAAATTAAAGCTCAAATGGAAACAATACAGCCAGATACTCTCCGAAGATGACATTCGGACAATAATGAAAATCAGCATACTCCTTAGACTCTCCGAAAGCCTGGATACCTGCATGGACAACTTCGTAGAGGATATAAAATGCCGAGTTGACGGCGAAAGTGTGGAGATGAATCCTATAGCCAAGAAAAAGCCAAATGTCGAAATAAGCAGAGCCATCAATACCAGACATGACTTTGAGCAGGTTTTCGGCAAAAAGCTTTTAATACAGTAAACAAAAGGACCCTTTAAAGGGTCCTTTTTAATGATTCCTTGACTGCATTAACAACATTCAACGCTGTCATTCCATATTTCTCCATCAGGAGCTCTCCGGGAGCTGAGGCTCCAAAGCAGTCTATTCCGATTGCCACTCCGCAGTCGCCTGTATGCCTTTCCCACCCCTGAGTAATGCCAGCCTCGAGGGAAACGCGAGCCTTTACAGCGTTTGGAAGCACCTCTGTTTTGTATTCCTCGCTTTGAGCTTCGAAATCCTCAAAGCATAGGAAGCTCACCGCCCTGCAGTCTATACCGTCTTCCAAAAGGAGGTCCCTTGCCTCTTCCAGCAGTTGCACCTCGGAGCCGCTTCCCATTAGTATTGCATCCGGAATGTCTTTATCCTCTTTGATTGCAATATATGCGCCTTTATCCATGTCGCCGCCACATGGCCTTATGTCCCTTAACTTTTGCCTTGTAAGGATTATTGCGCTCGGCCCGTCACACCTTTCTAGCGCCTTTTTCCAGGCAGCCGCCGTCTCCATCATGTTCATCGGCCTATACACGCTGAGGTTGGGTATGGACCTTAGGTTCATAACATGCTCTATCGGCTGGTGAGTAGGGCCGTCCTCGCCGACTCCTATGCTGTCGTGCGTAAACACAAAAATCGAAGGTATTTTCATAAGCGCTGCAAGCCTTATAGACGGCTTCATATAGTCCGAAAAAACCAGAAATGTCGAACAAAACGCCCTGTAGCCCCCGTGGAGCGTTATACCGTTTGTGATGCCTGCCATGGCATGCTCCCTGACTCCATAATATATATTGTCTCCCTCAGGGCATTCCCTTTCGAATATTCCCGAGCCTTTAATAAATGTCTTTGTGGAAGAATTCAGATCCGCAGAGCCTCCAATCAAATTGCCCATCTGCTCCCTTGCAATGTTCAGAACATCCCCTCCGAGTATTCTTGTAGCCTCGCTGGCGTACTCCTTGGTTATCCGCTCGTCAGACATCAGCCATTCAAGCGAATGTTCGCTTTTAAACCACTCGATCAGCTTTTTATGTTTTCCCGGATATGCAGCCTTGTAATTTCCAAGCAGTCCGTCCCAGGCTTTCTTGACGCTGCTTTTCTGCTCGGCTATTTTATTCATGTATTCATATACTTCCTCGGGCACCAGAAACTCGCTTTGCTCATCCCAGCCCATGCTGATTTTGGTAAGCCTCGTCTCGTCCTTGCCCAAGGGCGAGCCGTGCACTTCCGCCTTGCCTGCCTTGTTTGGGCTTCCATAACCTATTACATTTGTTACCATAATGAGTGATGGCCTGTTTGTTTCAGCTCTTGCGTCCCCTATTGCTTCCTGGAGGCAAGTCAGGTCGTTGCCGTCCTCCACCTTCAGGACTTGCCAGCCGTAAGATTTGAACCGCAACTCCACGTCCTCTGTAAATGTATTTTTTGTGCTGCCGTCTATTGTTATGTGGTTGTTGTCGTATAGGCACACTATCTTGCCCAGCCCGAGATGCCCTGCAAGCGAAGCCGCTTCCGCAGATATGCCCTCCATTAAATCGCCGTCACCCGCAAGAATATACGTGAAATGGTCGATAATCTTGTGCTCGGAAGTGTTGAACTCAGCTGCCAGCTTTCTTTCTGCTATGGCCATGCCTACAGCATTTGAAAAGCCTTGTCCCAGCGGACCTGTAGTAGTTTCTACGCCTGGCGTATGGCCGTATTCCGGATGTCCGGGCGTTATGCTGTCCAGTTGCCTGAAATTCTTTATATCATCAATTCCTATTCCAAAGCCAAAAAGATGCATCAGTGAATACAGGAGCATCGAGCCATGCCCGGCCGAAAGCACAAACCTATCTCTGTCGATCCATTCTGGATTTTTAGATGATATTTTCAAGAAATCCTTCCATAAAACATATGCCATGGAGGCAGCTCCCATAGGCAGACCCGGATGGCCAGAATTAGCCCTATCCACCGCGTCTACTGACAAGAACCTTATCGTATTTATAGTTTTCACATCGATGCTGTTCACATAATCACCCCTGGTAGTCATAGTATTTACTACTTTATTAATTACCCAGAAGTTCGCCTTCTAAAAAAATAATAATTACAGACATTGTTATGCACGAATTCAAAACAATAAAAATGGCATGAGCCGGAAATTCAACCAGACTCATGCCGCGCTGCAGTTTTATTTACTTTTGTATTTTAGTCCTTGTATATCTTTATTCCATTCGCCTTCATTATGTCGAGG
Coding sequences within it:
- the tkt gene encoding transketolase; the encoded protein is MTTRGDYVNSIDVKTINTIRFLSVDAVDRANSGHPGLPMGAASMAYVLWKDFLKISSKNPEWIDRDRFVLSAGHGSMLLYSLMHLFGFGIGIDDIKNFRQLDSITPGHPEYGHTPGVETTTGPLGQGFSNAVGMAIAERKLAAEFNTSEHKIIDHFTYILAGDGDLMEGISAEAASLAGHLGLGKIVCLYDNNHITIDGSTKNTFTEDVELRFKSYGWQVLKVEDGNDLTCLQEAIGDARAETNRPSLIMVTNVIGYGSPNKAGKAEVHGSPLGKDETRLTKISMGWDEQSEFLVPEEVYEYMNKIAEQKSSVKKAWDGLLGNYKAAYPGKHKKLIEWFKSEHSLEWLMSDERITKEYASEATRILGGDVLNIAREQMGNLIGGSADLNSSTKTFIKGSGIFERECPEGDNIYYGVREHAMAGITNGITLHGGYRAFCSTFLVFSDYMKPSIRLAALMKIPSIFVFTHDSIGVGEDGPTHQPIEHVMNLRSIPNLSVYRPMNMMETAAAWKKALERCDGPSAIILTRQKLRDIRPCGGDMDKGAYIAIKEDKDIPDAILMGSGSEVQLLEEARDLLLEDGIDCRAVSFLCFEDFEAQSEEYKTEVLPNAVKARVSLEAGITQGWERHTGDCGVAIGIDCFGASAPGELLMEKYGMTALNVVNAVKESLKRTL
- a CDS encoding Ppx/GppA phosphatase family protein; protein product: MKRLGIIDIGSNSVRLVLVDINAQGHFKIFNEFKETVRLGETDSKGMLTAEKMQTALETLGMFKTICEAVRADEIVTAATAAVRRAPNKNEFLTLVYERLGLRIRVLSGEEEAYYAYCGVINSIDEKSGLIMDLGGGSTELVHFEDGVVKNSISLPFGAIDVTRMFDTSNSVSAATAQALRRFLFDELGKVNWLKDLKKNIPLIGVGGTIRNIGKIDKKSKDYPLDMAHYYIMDPSSVCSVYEQTKDRTLEQRIKIKGLSKDRADIFFGACAVVWHILEYCRIDRLVVSGSGLREGLVYDYIGSSYSPVGNMLDFSLNNIISQFNINRVHAYQVYKLASSMYVQLEELFGSSRECEKILKTAALLHDSGISINFYSHDSHAFYMILNSGINGLTHREILMSAYAASLHRNTKLKLKWKQYSQILSEDDIRTIMKISILLRLSESLDTCMDNFVEDIKCRVDGESVEMNPIAKKKPNVEISRAINTRHDFEQVFGKKLLIQ
- a CDS encoding Ppx/GppA phosphatase family protein, with product MNTTKLAACIDIGSNRLRMVIGQSDKSGKIKIIEELRQDTGIGRDTFTFGRIRPETLRDVCSSLDNFSKKLAEYGIENCKAVATSGIREAENSLFVVDQIRAKTGFDVDIINNAEERFLTFKGIRYYIPQSENLMKKCVLVVNIGSGGLEISTFSEGRLKFTHYLKSGTLRLRELLADVENMTLNFPSIMEEYVDETLRGVKNEIRHLEIEECIALGSGIRSISSLCATQKSGERNETIQRDEVFRLYSEVFAKTTTQISKAYNLDYKDAEIMLPSIMIFKKMLEMTKAEAMNAPWVSLRHGLLVEIMDKSSGADSGSGFGEDVLSSVRYIADRFGVERRHSEYVERMAVSIFNQTKKLHRLKKEHRLYLQVAALLHDVGKAISHENHSLFSYDIIKAQNIIGFSNRETEIIANVAMSHGEEDYCTREWRIANLGFEDQVVVAKLAAILKIADSLDKSHLQKIDEIKIACKNDTVIFKVKSKRDTFLEKWMLAKKCGLFEEVMGTKVMIKTRGDSFEE